From one Flavobacterium sp. N502536 genomic stretch:
- a CDS encoding curli production assembly/transport protein CsgE, translating to MKKYWSILIIVFAIFFSESGFSQEVHIEVKAKIEVKEIENLLAITGTAENLKSQFKNISYKLTVFKKNKKNSNKSNNAQDGRVTLEPIQKVELSKTQVNFTPEDEIIILLLIYDEKNELIGKDRVVFGEDKVSDTGKSIPVDGIEMIGIVANDTKTKLGNDFYDFFYAQYSKLRINTTKIVTVQEELTFGRTTKITILVDGEIVEEFISRPDEDFLKYMAESAASKAFKYFKDIEKQNKIITQY from the coding sequence ATGAAAAAGTATTGGAGCATATTGATTATTGTTTTTGCTATTTTTTTTTCTGAATCTGGATTTTCTCAGGAAGTTCACATTGAAGTAAAAGCCAAAATAGAAGTAAAAGAAATAGAAAATTTACTTGCTATTACGGGAACTGCAGAAAACTTAAAATCGCAGTTTAAGAACATATCATATAAATTGACTGTATTTAAAAAAAACAAAAAAAACTCGAATAAATCAAATAATGCGCAGGACGGAAGAGTCACCCTGGAACCGATTCAAAAAGTGGAACTTTCTAAAACGCAGGTTAATTTTACACCAGAAGATGAAATCATAATATTGCTATTAATTTATGATGAAAAAAATGAATTGATAGGTAAAGACCGTGTTGTTTTTGGAGAAGATAAAGTATCAGATACCGGAAAGTCAATTCCTGTAGATGGAATTGAAATGATCGGGATTGTTGCTAACGATACCAAAACAAAACTGGGGAATGATTTTTATGATTTTTTTTACGCACAATATTCAAAGCTAAGAATTAATACAACTAAAATCGTGACCGTTCAGGAGGAATTGACTTTTGGACGTACAACAAAAATTACTATTCTGGTAGATGGAGAAATAGTCGAAGAATTTATTTCACGTCCGGACGAAGATTTTTTAAAATACATGGCAGAATCTGCCGCATCAAAAGCATTTAAGTATTTTAAAGACATCGAAAAACAGAATAAAATAATCACTCAGTATTAA
- a CDS encoding curli assembly protein CsgF has product MKNLISFVFVLGFCTVSFAQDLAYKPINPAFSGGETFNYQWMLSSAQAQNDYKEDNTNGYKQPTDLERFKSTLNNQLLNRISNSLFEGQFGSGTGSGGGTGGGQGLTPGNYVFGTLSVDIYNSNLGMVVNILDIETGEQTQVIIPGK; this is encoded by the coding sequence ATGAAAAATTTAATTTCATTCGTATTTGTGTTGGGTTTTTGCACCGTTTCTTTCGCACAGGATCTTGCTTATAAGCCTATAAATCCGGCTTTTAGCGGTGGTGAAACTTTTAATTATCAATGGATGCTTAGTTCTGCACAGGCACAAAATGATTATAAAGAAGACAATACAAACGGATACAAGCAGCCAACAGATCTGGAGCGTTTTAAAAGTACTTTAAATAACCAATTGCTCAACCGAATTTCAAATTCATTATTTGAAGGTCAATTTGGGTCAGGTACAGGTTCTGGCGGTGGTACTGGCGGTGGCCAAGGACTTACTCCGGGTAATTATGTATTCGGAACGCTGTCTGTGGATATTTACAATTCTAACTTAGGAATGGTTGTCAATATTCTGGATATAGAAACTGGCGAGCAAACGCAAGTTATTATACCGGGTAAATAG
- a CDS encoding CsgG/HfaB family protein → MNKTLLFLLLITCLLFSGCGAYFNQPVGVQKAVFGENTSATEHLVDMPKPKEQIVVGVYKFKDQTGQYKATEVGSTFSTAVTQGATSILIKALQDSKWFVPIERENLGNLLNERNIIRSTRQEYEAKKEGSEAVLTPLLFAGVLLEGGIISYDTNIITGGFGARYFGAGGSTRYRQDRVTVYLRLVSTSNGKILNTVYVSKTILSQSIDASLFRYVNLNRLLEVETGFTRNEPIQLAVTEAIEKAVEGLIVEGIKDKLWEVNAPQNQIDNFVSAYDKEKSEADLAQLYDRNLEGKRGRFGIEISGGTTIIQGDYKSPEPRPMARGAVKYFFTPAFNISASTNVFKIQNKGKDDLGYISTDLNLECTILPRDILTPFIYGGYGFEFNKDYKNFHSKVQFGGGVEYMATSQLGVKLFAEYNMAFSDNVDYIVRGKRDDYYWKLGLGLTYYFPKSFKHKKK, encoded by the coding sequence ATGAATAAAACTCTCCTTTTTCTACTGTTAATAACCTGCCTACTCTTTTCAGGATGTGGCGCTTATTTTAATCAACCCGTAGGAGTTCAGAAAGCTGTTTTTGGAGAAAACACTTCTGCAACTGAACACTTAGTCGATATGCCAAAACCAAAAGAACAGATTGTGGTGGGCGTGTATAAATTTAAAGACCAGACAGGTCAATACAAAGCGACGGAAGTTGGAAGCACATTTAGCACAGCAGTTACTCAGGGTGCTACTTCTATTTTAATAAAAGCACTTCAAGATTCAAAATGGTTTGTTCCTATAGAACGTGAGAATCTGGGAAATTTATTAAACGAACGAAACATTATCCGGTCTACACGTCAGGAATATGAAGCAAAAAAAGAAGGCAGTGAAGCAGTATTGACGCCTTTACTCTTTGCGGGAGTTTTATTAGAGGGCGGTATTATTTCTTATGACACCAATATTATTACCGGAGGTTTTGGAGCCCGATATTTTGGCGCCGGAGGTTCTACGCGATACAGACAAGATCGGGTTACGGTATATTTAAGATTGGTTTCTACCTCAAACGGAAAAATACTAAACACGGTTTATGTTTCTAAGACCATCTTATCACAAAGTATAGACGCCAGTTTATTTCGATATGTAAATCTAAATCGACTTTTGGAAGTAGAAACCGGTTTTACCAGAAATGAACCCATTCAGCTGGCAGTTACAGAAGCCATAGAAAAAGCCGTTGAAGGTCTTATTGTAGAAGGAATCAAAGACAAGCTTTGGGAAGTGAATGCGCCTCAAAATCAAATCGATAATTTTGTATCAGCCTACGATAAAGAAAAAAGCGAAGCCGATCTGGCCCAATTATACGATAGAAATTTAGAAGGCAAAAGAGGCCGTTTTGGTATAGAGATCTCCGGTGGAACAACTATTATACAAGGCGATTATAAAAGTCCTGAGCCGCGTCCAATGGCCAGAGGGGCTGTGAAATATTTTTTCACTCCGGCTTTTAACATAAGCGCTTCAACCAATGTATTCAAAATTCAGAATAAAGGAAAAGACGATTTGGGGTATATATCTACAGATCTCAATCTCGAATGCACCATATTACCTCGTGATATTCTGACGCCCTTTATTTATGGGGGGTACGGATTTGAATTTAATAAGGACTACAAAAATTTCCATAGTAAAGTTCAATTTGGAGGTGGTGTCGAATATATGGCTACCAGTCAGTTAGGAGTAAAATTATTCGCAGAATATAATATGGCCTTTAGCGACAATGTCGATTATATCGTAAGAGGTAAAAGAGATGATTATTACTGGAAACTTGGTTTGGGACTCACTTATTACTTCCCAAAAAGTTTCAAGCATAAGAAAAAATAG
- a CDS encoding AIR synthase related protein, producing MSSDSSKRYAQRGVSASKEDVHNAIKNIDKGLFPQAFCKIVPDYLTQDQEHCLIMHADGAGTKSSLAYMYWKETGDISVWKGIAQDALIMNIDDLLCVGATDNILLSSTIGRNKNLIPAEVISAIINGTEELINELKSFGVTIHSTGGETADVGDVVRTIIVDSTVTARMKRSDVVDNANIKAGDVIVGLASFGQATYEKSYNGGMGSNGLTSARHDVFGKYLAAKYPESYDAAVPEELIYSGQVNLTDAVENSPINAGQLVLSPTRTYAPIIKKILDTYTPKDIHGMVHCSGGAQTKILHFVQNLHIIKDNLFPVPPLFQLIQEQSKTDWKEMYQVFNCGHRMEIYVPENIAQDIIAISKSFNVDAQIVGRVEAATAKKLTITSEYGTFEY from the coding sequence ATGAGTTCAGATTCTAGCAAAAGGTACGCACAAAGAGGTGTTTCGGCATCAAAAGAAGACGTACACAACGCCATAAAAAATATTGATAAAGGTTTATTCCCGCAGGCATTTTGTAAAATTGTACCTGATTATTTAACACAAGACCAGGAGCACTGTTTGATTATGCATGCCGATGGTGCCGGTACAAAATCATCATTAGCCTATATGTACTGGAAAGAAACCGGAGATATTTCAGTTTGGAAAGGAATTGCTCAGGATGCTTTAATCATGAATATTGATGACTTATTGTGCGTAGGGGCAACCGATAATATCTTGCTTTCGTCAACAATCGGAAGAAACAAAAACTTAATTCCGGCTGAGGTCATTTCGGCGATCATCAACGGTACCGAAGAACTAATCAACGAATTAAAATCTTTTGGGGTAACCATTCATTCAACAGGAGGCGAAACTGCCGATGTAGGTGATGTTGTTCGTACTATTATTGTCGATTCTACGGTAACTGCTCGTATGAAACGCAGTGATGTCGTAGATAATGCCAACATAAAAGCAGGAGACGTAATTGTTGGATTGGCTTCTTTTGGTCAGGCTACTTACGAAAAAAGCTATAACGGAGGGATGGGAAGCAACGGATTAACTTCTGCACGTCATGATGTTTTCGGAAAATACCTTGCGGCAAAATATCCGGAAAGTTACGATGCAGCTGTACCCGAAGAATTAATCTATTCAGGACAGGTAAATTTAACCGATGCTGTCGAAAACAGTCCAATAAATGCAGGACAGTTGGTACTTTCTCCAACCAGAACGTATGCGCCAATTATCAAGAAAATTTTGGATACTTATACGCCAAAAGATATTCACGGAATGGTGCATTGCAGTGGAGGAGCTCAGACTAAGATTTTACATTTCGTTCAGAACTTACATATTATAAAAGACAATTTATTTCCGGTTCCGCCATTGTTCCAGTTAATTCAGGAGCAATCTAAAACCGATTGGAAAGAAATGTACCAGGTTTTCAATTGCGGTCACCGTATGGAAATTTATGTTCCTGAAAACATTGCACAAGATATTATTGCAATTTCAAAATCATTTAATGTAGACGCACAAATTGTTGGTAGAGTAGAAGCAGCAACTGCTAAAAAACTTACCATTACCAGCGAATACGGAACATTCGAATATTAA
- a CDS encoding carboxypeptidase regulatory-like domain-containing protein encodes MKIGLKILICFMLLISCSEDQVDETGTGAIKGRVVDARTYEGIENARISSSPTTSTVFSDKDGYFEIDKITLGKYSFQAQKDGFTARFEPATVEKDITAQIIFELQVSTANNKPPDVPVLTAPTDNATAQPLTVDLTWTAKDPESDPMTYTVTVKNGTTDETKTYANLKETKLNISGLSFSTKYYWQVTVDDGINKPINSVTNSFTTLAFPNPRYLYVKKVKNNNVIYTADEAGNELQLSSAEVNSYRPRKNLSINRIAYISSDGSLNQIFTMNPDGTDVKKITNFIPIAGFNMEYVNYCWSTNGRQIIYPNFDRLYRIDSDGSGLVQLFKTPNGKFISECEWSQDGSQIVLKVNDMSGYGVEIYVINTAGDVLYQVLSGVTGGASGISISVDNSKIAYTRDISGFENSTYRRLDSRIFIYTVVDNTSTELASQKPNGFNDFDVKFSPNEAELIYVNTSNDGLSANTIQKVTISSSNSNGSRTTLFQNASMPDWR; translated from the coding sequence ATGAAAATAGGACTAAAAATATTGATATGCTTTATGCTTTTGATTTCTTGTAGTGAAGATCAAGTCGATGAAACAGGAACAGGAGCAATAAAAGGAAGAGTAGTAGATGCGCGAACATATGAAGGAATAGAAAACGCACGTATTTCTTCAAGCCCAACTACGAGTACCGTATTTTCGGATAAAGACGGATATTTCGAGATAGATAAAATAACATTGGGAAAATATTCTTTTCAGGCCCAGAAAGATGGTTTTACCGCCAGATTTGAACCTGCCACTGTTGAGAAAGACATAACAGCTCAGATTATTTTTGAGTTACAAGTCTCTACCGCCAATAACAAACCACCAGATGTTCCCGTACTAACCGCACCTACAGACAATGCTACAGCACAGCCTCTGACCGTAGATTTAACCTGGACAGCAAAAGATCCGGAATCAGATCCGATGACCTATACCGTTACGGTGAAAAACGGAACAACAGACGAAACTAAAACCTATGCCAATCTAAAAGAAACAAAACTTAACATTTCAGGTTTAAGTTTTAGTACAAAATACTATTGGCAGGTAACCGTAGACGATGGAATTAACAAACCCATAAATAGTGTCACAAACTCCTTTACGACTTTAGCATTTCCAAATCCGAGATATTTGTATGTTAAAAAAGTAAAAAATAACAATGTTATTTATACAGCCGATGAAGCCGGAAACGAACTTCAATTATCCTCTGCCGAAGTAAACAGCTACAGACCGAGAAAAAATTTAAGCATCAACAGAATTGCTTATATAAGTTCTGACGGATCATTAAATCAAATATTTACCATGAATCCGGATGGTACCGATGTCAAAAAAATTACAAACTTTATACCGATAGCAGGATTTAATATGGAGTATGTTAATTATTGCTGGAGCACCAACGGAAGACAAATTATTTATCCAAATTTTGACAGATTGTATCGCATTGATTCTGACGGATCGGGATTGGTTCAATTGTTTAAAACGCCAAACGGAAAATTCATCTCAGAATGTGAATGGAGTCAGGACGGGTCACAAATTGTACTTAAAGTAAATGATATGTCAGGATACGGTGTTGAGATATATGTTATCAATACCGCCGGTGATGTATTGTATCAGGTGCTTTCCGGAGTAACGGGTGGTGCAAGTGGTATTAGTATTTCTGTAGACAATAGTAAAATTGCCTATACCAGAGATATTTCAGGATTCGAAAATTCGACTTACAGACGATTAGACTCCAGAATATTTATTTACACAGTCGTGGATAATACTTCAACCGAATTGGCAAGTCAAAAACCAAATGGATTTAATGATTTCGATGTAAAATTCTCTCCAAATGAAGCGGAGCTGATTTATGTCAATACATCAAATGATGGTTTATCAGCCAACACTATACAAAAAGTTACTATTTCTAGCAGCAATAGTAATGGTTCTCGAACAACACTGTTTCAGAACGCCTCAATGCCGGATTGGAGGTAA
- a CDS encoding GNAT family N-acetyltransferase has product MTTSNFNFSDTIILEDESVLLRPLQESDVDNLLEISINEPETWKYSLVGADGKENLIQYIQLAIKARENQKEFPFIVFDKKTQKYAGSTRFYDMNLEYKTLQLGFTWYGSAFRGTGLNKHCKFLLLQFAFETLGMERVEFRADNNNERSIAAMKSIGCKVEGVLRSHMPTANSDVRRDSIVLSILRNEWFDEVRENLKRKL; this is encoded by the coding sequence ATGACAACATCAAATTTTAATTTCTCCGATACTATAATTTTAGAAGACGAGTCCGTTTTATTGCGCCCTTTACAAGAATCTGATGTCGATAATTTATTGGAAATTTCGATCAACGAACCGGAAACCTGGAAGTACTCACTCGTAGGTGCAGATGGAAAAGAAAATCTGATCCAATACATTCAGCTGGCGATAAAAGCACGCGAAAATCAAAAAGAATTTCCGTTTATAGTTTTCGATAAAAAAACTCAAAAATATGCAGGTTCAACCCGTTTCTACGATATGAATCTCGAATATAAAACACTTCAGTTAGGATTCACCTGGTACGGATCGGCATTTAGAGGTACCGGACTGAACAAACATTGTAAATTTTTATTGCTGCAATTTGCCTTCGAAACACTTGGTATGGAACGAGTAGAATTCCGTGCCGATAATAATAACGAACGCAGTATTGCTGCGATGAAAAGCATCGGCTGTAAAGTCGAAGGTGTTTTAAGAAGTCATATGCCAACCGCAAATAGTGATGTTCGCCGTGATTCCATCGTTTTAAGTATTTTAAGAAACGAATGGTTTGATGAGGTAAGAGAAAATTTAAAGCGTAAGCTTTAA
- a CDS encoding M949_RS01915 family surface polysaccharide biosynthesis protein, with protein MKKYILLWILFYSTFSSAQKIESHRLTKKEITQRELNNLSDFPIYKAFECSDKGGVYELLFCENQKTITQNDTLNTKIQAIYVLNDHGGFLEKWRINDLLEDYDPKETNIWFWTKYSSTKDLDGDGYIDPVIVYGTKTEYNEIRRVKIITVYQNKKYVIRAVECDLDYCRSFKKDNNWNSLPQKIKTHIDQLVVKLRKEQNLILKDG; from the coding sequence ATGAAAAAATATATTTTATTGTGGATTCTTTTTTATAGTACATTCAGTTCTGCACAAAAAATAGAAAGTCACAGACTAACAAAAAAAGAAATCACTCAAAGAGAGCTCAACAATCTTTCTGATTTTCCAATCTATAAAGCCTTCGAGTGTTCCGATAAAGGTGGGGTTTATGAATTGCTATTCTGCGAAAATCAAAAAACAATCACCCAAAATGACACTTTAAATACAAAAATACAGGCCATTTATGTCCTTAATGATCATGGAGGTTTTCTTGAAAAATGGCGAATCAATGATTTACTGGAAGATTATGATCCCAAAGAAACAAATATCTGGTTCTGGACAAAATACAGCAGTACCAAAGATCTTGATGGAGACGGATATATCGATCCCGTAATCGTTTACGGTACAAAAACAGAGTACAATGAGATAAGACGTGTCAAAATTATTACGGTATACCAAAACAAAAAGTACGTGATTCGCGCCGTAGAATGTGATCTGGATTATTGCAGGAGCTTTAAAAAAGACAATAATTGGAATTCTTTACCGCAAAAAATAAAAACCCATATTGATCAATTGGTTGTCAAACTTAGAAAAGAACAAAATTTAATTTTGAAAGACGGATAG